One window of Klebsiella quasivariicola genomic DNA carries:
- the hpxD gene encoding molybdenum cofactor-independent xanthine hydroxylase subunit HpxD: MKTITPTPPAHCTFDPEDWLRLARCWHPVARACDITGAPVKATLLDEQLVIYRIKGQVVVARDVCPHRGVPLTLGFHEEEGIVCPYHGLRFGEDGRCNRIPSSPGQPIPAKLHLTSFAVEERYGLIWTCLACDPDNPPPLPTMPHWDDAEFQQINCPAFEVKGFAGRQVEGFLDVAHFAWIHTDTFADPDNQQVPDYTPQETPFGFVADYWSSVGNYPASADFRAPEGFQWLRHFEMHLPFTATLTIHFPADARLVIMNAASPVSSRVTRMFAPIARNFDLHVPVEDVHAFNLRVFEEDRLMVETQRPERLPLDLTLEAHIPADRSSIAYRRGLKKMGFGDFFLV; encoded by the coding sequence ATGAAGACAATCACCCCCACGCCCCCCGCCCATTGCACCTTTGATCCCGAGGACTGGCTGCGGCTGGCCCGCTGCTGGCACCCGGTGGCCCGCGCCTGCGATATTACCGGCGCCCCGGTGAAAGCCACCCTGCTGGACGAACAGCTGGTCATCTACCGTATTAAAGGCCAGGTGGTGGTCGCCCGCGACGTCTGCCCGCACCGCGGGGTGCCGCTGACCCTGGGGTTTCATGAAGAGGAAGGCATCGTCTGCCCCTATCATGGCCTGCGCTTTGGCGAGGATGGCCGCTGCAACCGTATCCCCTCCAGCCCGGGGCAACCTATTCCGGCCAAACTGCATCTCACCAGCTTCGCCGTAGAGGAACGCTACGGGCTGATCTGGACCTGCCTGGCCTGCGATCCGGACAATCCGCCGCCGTTACCGACCATGCCGCACTGGGACGACGCGGAATTTCAGCAGATCAACTGCCCGGCCTTCGAGGTGAAGGGGTTTGCCGGCCGCCAGGTCGAAGGCTTTCTCGATGTCGCCCACTTCGCGTGGATCCACACCGACACCTTCGCCGATCCGGACAACCAGCAGGTGCCGGACTACACCCCGCAGGAGACGCCGTTCGGCTTTGTTGCCGACTACTGGAGCTCGGTGGGCAATTACCCGGCCAGCGCCGATTTCCGCGCGCCGGAAGGGTTCCAGTGGCTGCGTCACTTTGAAATGCATCTGCCGTTCACCGCTACGCTGACCATCCATTTTCCCGCCGACGCCAGGCTGGTGATCATGAACGCCGCCTCGCCGGTGTCGTCCCGGGTGACGCGAATGTTTGCCCCTATTGCCCGCAATTTCGACCTGCACGTGCCGGTGGAAGACGTACATGCGTTCAACCTGCGGGTGTTCGAAGAGGACCGCCTGATGGTAGAGACCCAGCGTCCGGAGCGGCTGCCGCTGGATCTTACCCTTGAGGCGCATATTCCGGCAGACCGCAGCTCCATCGCCTACCGGCGCGGGCTGAAGAAGATGGGTTTTGGTGATTTCTTTCTGGTATGA
- the hpxE gene encoding molybdenum cofactor-independent xanthine hydroxylase subunit HpxE — MRDIFPVVVDGLWRQGAKNLAVRLVSAEGQPLPAWTPGAHIDLHLPCGLIRQYSLTGSPAERDHYLLCVAREAQSRGGSGYVHDTLRPGQPLMISAPRNHFPLHEGGHVVLLAAGIGITPLLAMAHARAASGASFTLHYYVSRAQEAAFATEIARQLTGGICQIHCSDEGQSPRQRLAQDLGAPDADTRVYFCGPPGFMARVRDTARAAGWEEAQLHSEAFQPPAPTAASAADGTFTITLASTGERWPVPGNKTIAQVLQEHGVAVPLSCEMGICGACLTPVREGTVDHRDTVQSAAEKQAAEQHIALCCSRSLSANLVIDLAG; from the coding sequence ATGCGCGACATATTCCCCGTGGTGGTCGATGGCCTGTGGCGTCAGGGCGCGAAAAATCTGGCCGTTCGTCTGGTGAGCGCCGAGGGGCAACCGCTGCCGGCGTGGACGCCCGGCGCCCATATCGACCTCCATCTTCCCTGCGGGCTGATCCGCCAGTACTCCCTGACCGGTAGCCCGGCCGAACGGGATCACTATCTGCTCTGCGTCGCCCGCGAGGCGCAGTCCCGCGGTGGCTCAGGCTATGTCCACGACACCCTGCGCCCGGGACAACCGCTGATGATCTCTGCCCCGCGCAACCACTTTCCGCTGCACGAGGGCGGCCATGTGGTGCTTCTCGCCGCCGGGATCGGCATTACGCCACTGCTGGCGATGGCCCACGCCCGGGCGGCGTCCGGCGCCAGCTTTACGCTGCACTATTACGTTAGCCGTGCGCAGGAGGCCGCCTTCGCCACCGAGATCGCCCGCCAGCTAACCGGTGGAATCTGCCAGATCCACTGCTCAGACGAGGGGCAGAGTCCGCGCCAGCGGCTGGCGCAGGATCTGGGGGCGCCGGACGCCGACACCCGGGTCTACTTCTGCGGTCCGCCCGGATTTATGGCCCGGGTTCGCGATACCGCGCGGGCGGCCGGATGGGAGGAGGCGCAATTGCACAGCGAAGCGTTCCAGCCGCCCGCCCCGACGGCAGCGTCGGCGGCGGACGGAACCTTCACCATCACCCTCGCCTCCACCGGGGAACGCTGGCCGGTCCCGGGGAACAAAACCATCGCCCAGGTGCTACAGGAGCATGGCGTCGCGGTGCCGCTCTCCTGCGAGATGGGGATCTGCGGCGCCTGCCTGACGCCGGTGCGGGAGGGAACCGTCGACCACCGGGATACCGTGCAGTCGGCGGCGGAAAAACAGGCCGCGGAGCAGCATATTGCGCTGTGCTGCTCCCGCAGCCTGTCGGCCAATTTAGTTATCGATCTCGCGGGATAA
- a CDS encoding MFS transporter, which produces MSSCIAADASLSPARPAWRAVYALALGVFGLIVAEFLPASLLTPMASSLGVSEGMAGQAVTATALVALVTGLLIATATRNIDRRWVLMFFSVLQIVSSLMVAFADSLAFLLLGRLLLGVAIGGFWAMSTATAMRLVPAAHVPKALAIIFSAVSIATVVAAPLGSYLGELIGWRNVFILCAIPSLLALLWQLWVLPSMRPESVGTFSTLFRVLRRPGMLGGMLATILIFSGHFAFFTYLRPFLETVAQASVEGVSLILLGFGIANFIGTSVASYLLSRSLRLTLALVPLMMSVLALLMVTFGHLTVLDGLLVALWGFAFGLVPVAWSTWLATTVPDEAESAGGLLVASIQLAISAGAAGGGAVFDLHGASGVFTGSGLLLVSAMVIVFAAVRVKPVASPDQPETGRLSREIDN; this is translated from the coding sequence ATGAGTTCCTGCATAGCTGCTGACGCGAGCCTGTCTCCCGCCAGACCTGCCTGGCGCGCCGTCTATGCCCTGGCCCTCGGGGTGTTCGGCCTGATCGTGGCCGAGTTTCTGCCCGCCAGCCTGTTAACGCCGATGGCCAGCAGCCTCGGCGTCAGTGAAGGGATGGCCGGACAGGCGGTCACCGCCACGGCGCTGGTGGCGTTAGTCACCGGCCTGCTGATCGCCACCGCCACCCGCAATATCGATCGCCGCTGGGTGCTGATGTTCTTTTCCGTGCTGCAGATAGTCTCCAGCCTGATGGTCGCTTTTGCCGATTCGCTGGCGTTTCTCCTGCTGGGCCGTCTGCTGCTCGGGGTCGCCATCGGCGGCTTCTGGGCGATGTCCACCGCCACGGCGATGCGTCTGGTACCGGCGGCCCATGTGCCGAAGGCGCTGGCGATCATCTTTTCCGCGGTGTCAATTGCCACGGTGGTGGCCGCGCCGCTCGGCAGCTATCTTGGCGAGCTGATCGGCTGGCGCAACGTGTTTATTCTCTGTGCGATACCGAGCCTGCTGGCGCTGCTCTGGCAGCTGTGGGTGCTGCCCTCCATGCGCCCGGAGAGCGTCGGGACCTTCTCCACGCTGTTCAGGGTGCTGCGCCGTCCCGGTATGCTGGGCGGCATGCTGGCGACGATCCTGATTTTCAGCGGCCATTTCGCCTTCTTTACCTACCTGCGACCGTTCCTTGAGACCGTGGCGCAGGCCAGTGTCGAAGGGGTCTCGCTGATATTGCTCGGCTTCGGTATCGCTAACTTTATCGGCACCTCGGTGGCGAGCTATCTGCTGAGCCGTAGCCTGCGCCTGACCCTGGCGCTGGTGCCGTTGATGATGAGCGTTCTGGCGCTGCTGATGGTGACGTTTGGCCATCTGACCGTGCTGGACGGGCTGCTGGTCGCCCTGTGGGGATTTGCCTTCGGTCTGGTGCCGGTGGCCTGGTCCACCTGGCTTGCCACCACCGTGCCGGATGAGGCAGAAAGCGCGGGCGGTCTGCTGGTCGCCTCTATTCAGCTGGCCATCAGCGCCGGGGCCGCCGGCGGCGGGGCGGTGTTTGATCTCCACGGCGCCAGCGGCGTCTTCACCGGCAGCGGTCTGCTGCTGGTGAGCGCGATGGTGATTGTCTTCGCCGCCGTGCGGGTGAAACCGGTCGCCAGCCCTGACCAGCCGGAGACGGGCCGCTTATCCCGCGAGATCGATAACTAA
- a CDS encoding AraC family transcriptional regulator, with protein sequence MTQPTIDLTSELLRGMRLSGVNYRRIETARPFGVGFSAVAGKAQFHFISRGPVLLRMASGEQFTLESGDALFIPNGDGHALLSDPQATAVNVAQLPSETVCSTVSCINAADRPDCPERVVIFSGCMDFELGGMQPLVKAMPEVMRVSSLLNTWPEIQPLLSAMERESLTRQAGYAGILARLADVVAALIVRGWVACGCGNATGWVQVLRDPRLAKAIYAMHQRPGVNWKVEDLAREAGLSRSLFAERFLAATGTTPARYLTELRMRLAVQYITHEGQALETVAFSLGYQSLAAFSRAFKRITGQPPGALRATAR encoded by the coding sequence ATGACCCAGCCCACCATCGACCTGACCAGCGAACTGCTGCGCGGGATGCGCCTCTCCGGCGTCAACTACCGGCGCATCGAAACCGCACGCCCGTTTGGCGTCGGCTTTAGCGCCGTGGCGGGCAAAGCCCAGTTCCATTTCATCAGCCGCGGGCCGGTGCTGCTGCGCATGGCCAGCGGAGAACAGTTCACCCTCGAGAGCGGCGATGCGCTGTTTATTCCCAACGGCGACGGGCACGCCCTGCTCTCGGATCCGCAGGCTACAGCGGTCAATGTGGCCCAGCTGCCCAGCGAAACGGTGTGCAGCACGGTGAGCTGCATCAACGCCGCGGATCGCCCTGACTGCCCGGAGCGCGTCGTTATTTTTAGCGGATGTATGGACTTTGAGCTCGGCGGCATGCAGCCGCTGGTGAAGGCCATGCCCGAGGTGATGCGGGTCAGCAGCCTGCTTAACACCTGGCCGGAGATCCAGCCGTTGCTCTCGGCGATGGAACGGGAATCCCTCACCCGTCAGGCAGGCTATGCCGGGATCCTCGCCCGGCTGGCGGACGTGGTGGCCGCGCTGATTGTTCGCGGCTGGGTCGCGTGCGGATGTGGCAACGCCACCGGCTGGGTGCAGGTCCTGCGCGATCCCCGGCTGGCGAAAGCGATCTATGCCATGCATCAGCGCCCGGGGGTCAACTGGAAAGTGGAAGATCTGGCGCGGGAGGCGGGGCTTTCCCGCTCGCTGTTCGCGGAACGTTTTCTCGCCGCCACCGGCACCACCCCCGCCCGCTATCTGACCGAGCTGCGTATGCGGCTGGCGGTGCAGTACATCACCCACGAAGGCCAGGCGCTGGAAACGGTCGCCTTCAGCCTCGGGTATCAATCGCTGGCGGCCTTCAGCCGGGCCTTCAAACGCATCACCGGCCAGCCGCCGGGTGCCCTGCGCGCCACGGCACGCTAG
- a CDS encoding VOC family protein, whose protein sequence is MATLQWDHAVQFVNQPEAAIQTFADQQLRAVAGGRHPGWGTRNALSYFGLTYIEFLAISDPDELRAATDRFLLSRDAARLLPENEALFRVALRSDDIDATHDQLRRKGVTVSPIVDGQRNDPQGNIIRWRIFTIDGDFDGLVYPFVLQWGEDDATRLARLRSQELDVPHPLGDIVLEQAVFEVVNPQAVRDRWQALLGFQPLGEQGLDVGSQQFIFREGAGNQLTELVFRVADPALKGQRFRVGNGVYRFT, encoded by the coding sequence ATGGCAACCTTGCAGTGGGACCACGCAGTACAGTTTGTGAATCAGCCGGAAGCGGCCATTCAGACCTTTGCCGACCAGCAGCTGCGGGCGGTGGCCGGCGGGCGCCATCCGGGGTGGGGAACCCGCAATGCGCTGAGCTATTTTGGCCTGACCTATATCGAATTTCTCGCCATTTCCGACCCGGATGAACTGCGCGCCGCGACGGACCGGTTCCTGCTCTCCCGCGACGCCGCACGGTTGCTGCCGGAGAACGAGGCGCTGTTTCGGGTAGCGCTGCGCAGCGACGACATCGACGCCACCCATGACCAGTTGCGTCGCAAAGGCGTGACAGTGTCACCGATTGTCGATGGTCAGCGCAACGATCCGCAGGGCAATATCATCCGCTGGCGGATCTTCACCATCGATGGCGACTTTGACGGGCTGGTCTATCCCTTTGTGCTGCAGTGGGGTGAAGACGATGCCACCCGGCTGGCGCGGCTGCGTTCCCAGGAGCTGGACGTGCCGCATCCGCTGGGAGATATCGTGCTTGAGCAGGCGGTGTTCGAGGTGGTCAATCCGCAGGCGGTGCGCGATCGCTGGCAGGCGCTGCTGGGCTTTCAGCCACTGGGTGAGCAGGGGCTCGACGTGGGCAGCCAGCAATTTATCTTCCGTGAAGGGGCTGGCAACCAGCTGACCGAACTGGTGTTCCGCGTCGCCGACCCGGCGCTAAAGGGACAGCGATTTCGCGTCGGCAACGGCGTGTATCGCTTTACATAA
- a CDS encoding cupin domain-containing protein: MQSWSSKDFTADRAWGALDIANFSGTTVRLHWTDQPYIWHINDGQEVFAVMDGQVAMHVKVDGEEQVIMLNAGDIFYAEVGCEHVAHPQGAARILVIEKEGSV; this comes from the coding sequence ATGCAGAGCTGGAGCAGTAAAGATTTCACCGCCGACCGCGCGTGGGGCGCGCTGGATATCGCCAATTTTTCCGGCACCACCGTGCGTCTGCACTGGACCGACCAACCCTATATCTGGCACATCAACGACGGTCAGGAGGTGTTTGCAGTGATGGATGGTCAGGTGGCGATGCATGTGAAGGTCGACGGCGAGGAGCAGGTGATCATGCTGAACGCCGGCGATATCTTCTACGCTGAGGTGGGATGCGAGCATGTCGCCCATCCGCAGGGGGCGGCGCGTATTCTGGTGATCGAGAAAGAAGGGTCGGTCTGA
- a CDS encoding VF530 family DNA-binding protein has translation MHSSKDPLHGVTLEALLNALVARYGWAEMARQVNINCFKSDPSIKSSLKFLRRTPWARKEVEAMYLASLDDDAPVEKADPWANWQKK, from the coding sequence ATGCACAGCTCAAAAGATCCCCTGCACGGCGTGACGCTGGAAGCGCTGCTCAATGCCCTGGTGGCGCGCTATGGCTGGGCGGAAATGGCCCGCCAGGTCAACATTAACTGCTTTAAAAGCGATCCCAGCATTAAGTCCAGCCTGAAATTTCTCCGCCGAACACCGTGGGCGCGTAAAGAGGTGGAGGCGATGTATCTCGCCTCGCTTGATGATGATGCGCCGGTCGAAAAAGCGGATCCCTGGGCAAACTGGCAGAAAAAATAA
- a CDS encoding isopenicillin N synthase family dioxygenase, with translation MNATTLPILDLARYADPADKAAFLADLRHAARDIGFFYLINHGVDDALQYEVQRQSQRFFALDEAQKQQVAMIHSPHFRGYNRAASELTRGQPDWREQFDIGAERPALTLSDDALRWQRLQGPNLWPAALPSLKPVLLHWQQQMTQVGIRLLRAFAEALQLPENAFDQLYGDKPNEHIKLIRYPGQQETQSSQGVGAHKDSGFLSFLLQDEQKGLQVEVAPGQWIDAVPLAGSFVVNIGELLELATNGYLRATVHRVVSPPAQQQRLSIAFFLGAQLDAVVPVYTLPPELAREALGPDSDPHNPLLRDVGWNYLKGRLRSHPDVAERYYQDVFRERAEQLIV, from the coding sequence ATGAACGCGACCACCCTGCCGATTCTCGACCTGGCCCGCTACGCGGACCCCGCGGATAAAGCGGCCTTCCTGGCCGACCTGCGTCACGCCGCTCGCGACATCGGCTTCTTCTATCTGATCAACCACGGCGTCGACGACGCGCTTCAATATGAAGTTCAGCGCCAGTCCCAACGCTTTTTTGCCCTCGATGAGGCGCAAAAACAGCAGGTGGCGATGATCCACTCCCCCCATTTTCGCGGCTATAACCGCGCGGCCTCTGAGCTGACGCGCGGCCAGCCTGACTGGCGGGAACAGTTTGATATCGGCGCCGAACGTCCGGCGCTGACCCTCAGCGACGACGCCCTGCGCTGGCAGCGCCTTCAGGGCCCCAATCTGTGGCCTGCCGCCCTGCCGTCGCTTAAACCGGTATTACTTCACTGGCAACAGCAAATGACCCAGGTGGGCATCCGCTTGCTGCGCGCCTTTGCCGAAGCGCTGCAGCTCCCGGAGAATGCTTTCGACCAGCTCTATGGCGACAAACCCAACGAGCATATCAAACTGATCCGCTATCCCGGCCAGCAGGAGACGCAAAGCAGCCAGGGCGTCGGCGCCCATAAAGATTCGGGTTTTCTCAGCTTCCTGCTGCAGGACGAGCAGAAAGGGCTGCAGGTAGAGGTCGCGCCTGGACAGTGGATCGACGCCGTGCCGCTGGCCGGCAGCTTTGTGGTCAATATTGGCGAACTGCTGGAGCTGGCGACCAACGGCTATCTGCGCGCCACCGTCCATCGGGTCGTGTCGCCGCCGGCGCAGCAACAGCGCCTCTCTATCGCCTTCTTCCTCGGCGCCCAGCTTGACGCGGTGGTGCCGGTTTACACCCTGCCGCCCGAACTGGCGCGTGAAGCGCTGGGTCCGGACAGCGATCCGCACAATCCGCTGCTGCGCGATGTCGGCTGGAATTATCTCAAGGGCCGTCTGCGCTCCCATCCGGACGTGGCGGAACGCTACTATCAGGACGTGTTTCGCGAACGCGCCGAGCAATTGATCGTTTAA
- a CDS encoding MetQ/NlpA family ABC transporter substrate-binding protein codes for MKYAAFKLAGVALSLSLAWTSAQAAALRVAADPVPHAEILNYIKKIDPSLDLKVVELTSGVNANELLASGDVDANYFQHVPYLKDQEKALGKTFAVAATVHIEPLGIYSHKHKDFSSLPENATVAVPNNTTNLSRALFLLQAQKLIKLDPKFTDPATTLATPKDIVENPKHLKILEIESPQIPRSLDDVDLAVINGNYALEAGLVPAKDALGLESAEHNPYANILVTTPALANDPRIKALAKDLTSPQVAEFIRKTYNGSVIPVAPQS; via the coding sequence ATGAAATATGCCGCTTTTAAACTGGCAGGGGTCGCACTGTCTCTTTCTCTGGCATGGACGTCTGCCCAGGCCGCCGCGCTGCGCGTCGCCGCGGACCCGGTTCCCCATGCGGAGATCCTCAACTACATCAAAAAAATCGATCCCAGCCTCGATCTGAAGGTGGTGGAGCTGACCAGCGGGGTCAACGCCAATGAACTCTTGGCCAGTGGCGATGTGGATGCCAACTACTTCCAGCATGTCCCCTATCTGAAGGATCAGGAGAAAGCGCTGGGTAAAACCTTTGCCGTCGCGGCCACCGTGCATATTGAGCCGCTGGGGATCTACTCGCACAAGCATAAAGATTTCTCATCACTGCCGGAAAACGCCACCGTGGCGGTGCCGAATAACACCACCAACCTGAGCCGGGCGCTGTTCCTGCTGCAGGCGCAGAAGCTTATCAAGCTGGATCCCAAATTTACCGACCCGGCCACCACCCTGGCGACGCCGAAGGATATTGTCGAGAACCCGAAACACCTGAAGATTCTGGAGATTGAATCACCGCAGATCCCGCGTTCCCTCGACGATGTCGACCTGGCGGTGATTAACGGTAACTATGCGCTGGAAGCCGGCCTGGTGCCAGCGAAAGATGCCCTGGGGCTGGAAAGCGCCGAGCATAACCCGTACGCCAATATTCTGGTGACCACCCCAGCCCTGGCGAATGACCCGCGCATTAAGGCGCTGGCGAAAGATCTGACGTCGCCGCAGGTGGCGGAGTTTATCCGCAAAACCTACAACGGCTCGGTGATCCCGGTGGCCCCTCAGTCATGA
- a CDS encoding methionine ABC transporter ATP-binding protein: MITIEGLSKTYAGTGRPALNDIALQIPKGAIYGILGRSGAGKSTLIRCLNLLERPTSGRILVNGQDITQLNKAALRDYRLRTGMIFQHFNLLHARTVADNIAVPLEIAGVPKAAREARVRELLELVDLSEKAAAFPSQLSGGQKQRVGIARALAARPEVLLCDEATSALDPETTASVLALLADINQRLNLTIVLITHQLEVVKTICDHAALLEQGEIVESGKLADLLVTPWSRLRQSLLHDPQAEQDFLTRHGVQGRPLCGVA, translated from the coding sequence ATGATCACCATCGAAGGGCTGAGCAAAACCTACGCCGGAACCGGCCGACCGGCGCTGAACGATATCGCGTTGCAGATCCCAAAAGGAGCGATATACGGCATTCTCGGGCGCAGTGGCGCCGGCAAAAGTACGCTCATCCGCTGTCTCAATTTACTGGAGCGGCCCACCTCGGGCCGCATTCTGGTGAACGGACAGGATATTACCCAGTTGAACAAGGCGGCGCTGCGGGATTATCGCCTGCGCACCGGGATGATTTTCCAGCACTTCAATCTGCTGCATGCCCGTACCGTCGCCGACAACATCGCGGTGCCGCTGGAGATTGCCGGGGTGCCGAAGGCCGCTCGCGAGGCCCGGGTGCGCGAACTGCTGGAGCTGGTGGATCTCAGCGAAAAGGCCGCCGCTTTCCCGTCGCAACTTTCCGGCGGGCAAAAGCAGCGCGTCGGTATCGCCCGGGCGCTGGCCGCCCGGCCGGAAGTGCTGCTCTGCGATGAGGCGACCAGTGCGCTGGATCCCGAGACCACCGCCTCGGTGCTGGCCCTGCTGGCGGATATTAACCAGCGCCTTAATCTGACCATTGTGCTGATTACGCACCAGCTTGAGGTGGTGAAAACCATTTGTGACCACGCGGCGCTGCTGGAACAGGGCGAGATTGTCGAGAGCGGTAAACTCGCCGACCTGCTGGTGACCCCATGGTCGCGGCTGCGCCAGTCGCTGCTGCACGACCCGCAGGCTGAACAGGATTTTCTTACCCGTCACGGCGTTCAGGGGAGGCCATTATGCGGAGTAGCATGA
- a CDS encoding methionine ABC transporter permease, whose translation MSWEDLWPLLLDGTLDTLYMVGLAALFTVLIGLPTGVLLFISRANGLAPMPKLNALLGAVINIGRSLPFIVLLIALIPFTRLIVGTTLGSTAAIVPVTIGAFPFFARLTENALDEVDYGRIEAILSMGGNVWHVIFKSLLPEALPTLLAGITLTIVMLIGFSSMAGVIGGGGLGDLAIRYGYQRFNNEVMFGTVLILVAMVQGVQMAGDRLVRSLAHRR comes from the coding sequence ATGAGCTGGGAAGATTTGTGGCCGTTATTACTCGACGGCACGCTGGATACGCTTTATATGGTGGGCCTCGCGGCCCTGTTTACCGTACTGATCGGGCTGCCCACCGGCGTACTGTTATTTATTTCCCGCGCCAACGGGCTGGCCCCGATGCCGAAACTGAACGCGCTGTTAGGCGCGGTGATCAACATCGGCAGGTCGCTGCCGTTTATCGTGCTGCTGATCGCCCTGATCCCCTTTACCCGCCTGATCGTCGGCACCACGCTGGGCAGCACCGCCGCCATCGTGCCGGTGACCATCGGCGCCTTTCCGTTCTTTGCCCGCCTGACGGAAAACGCGCTCGACGAGGTGGACTACGGGAGAATCGAAGCCATTCTGTCGATGGGTGGCAACGTCTGGCACGTGATTTTTAAATCTCTGCTGCCGGAAGCCCTGCCAACGCTGCTGGCCGGGATCACGCTGACCATCGTGATGCTGATTGGTTTCTCCTCCATGGCCGGCGTGATCGGCGGTGGCGGACTCGGCGACCTCGCCATCCGCTACGGCTATCAGCGGTTTAATAATGAAGTGATGTTTGGCACGGTGCTGATCCTGGTGGCGATGGTCCAGGGCGTGCAAATGGCCGGCGATCGGCTGGTGCGCAGCCTCGCCCACCGTCGCTAA
- a CDS encoding NAD(P)H-dependent flavin oxidoreductase, whose protein sequence is MSNPLLSLLDIDYPLIQAPMAGVSTPALAAAVSNAGALGSLGLGASTVAQAETMIAATRQLTDRPFNVNLFCHAPPRRDARREADWATTLRSHFARYGSTPPDSLKEIYQTFIGHTPMLELLLDLSPAVVSFHFGLPARETIQRLQQQGIVTLATATSLQEALVIEREGIDVVVAQGYEAGGHRGIFAPQEPDAQLSTFTLVQLLRRRLTIPVVAAGGIMDGAGITSVMQLGAQGVQLGTAFLLCPESAADAGYRAAINNSIDGRTVLTSAISGRPARCLANAFCALGEACPASAVPDYPLAYDIGKALAAAAKAQGVHEYGAHWAGQGVGLIRECDAASLVRQLAAECGWN, encoded by the coding sequence ATGAGCAACCCGCTGCTTTCGCTTCTTGATATTGATTATCCCCTGATTCAGGCCCCGATGGCGGGCGTCTCCACCCCCGCGCTGGCCGCCGCGGTAAGTAATGCCGGCGCGCTGGGCTCGCTGGGGCTGGGCGCGTCAACCGTTGCCCAGGCGGAAACGATGATAGCGGCTACCCGCCAGCTGACGGACCGTCCGTTCAATGTCAATCTGTTCTGTCATGCGCCGCCCCGGCGCGACGCCCGGCGGGAAGCCGACTGGGCAACAACATTACGCTCCCATTTTGCCCGCTATGGCAGTACGCCCCCGGATTCGTTAAAAGAAATCTATCAGACATTCATCGGTCATACGCCGATGCTGGAGCTGCTTCTCGACCTGTCGCCGGCGGTGGTGAGCTTTCATTTTGGCCTGCCTGCGCGCGAGACGATCCAGCGCCTGCAACAGCAGGGGATCGTCACCCTGGCAACAGCAACCTCGCTGCAGGAGGCGCTGGTCATCGAGCGCGAGGGAATTGACGTGGTGGTCGCTCAGGGCTATGAGGCGGGCGGGCACCGGGGGATCTTTGCTCCGCAGGAGCCTGATGCCCAACTGAGCACCTTCACCCTGGTGCAACTTCTGCGGCGTCGGCTAACCATCCCGGTGGTAGCCGCCGGGGGCATCATGGACGGGGCGGGGATCACCAGCGTAATGCAGTTGGGGGCGCAGGGCGTTCAGCTCGGTACGGCGTTTTTACTGTGTCCGGAATCGGCCGCCGACGCCGGTTATCGCGCGGCGATCAACAACAGCATTGACGGACGTACGGTGCTGACCTCCGCGATATCCGGGCGTCCGGCACGCTGTCTGGCGAATGCCTTCTGTGCGCTGGGGGAAGCCTGTCCGGCGAGCGCCGTGCCGGACTATCCGCTGGCGTACGATATCGGCAAAGCGCTGGCCGCCGCCGCGAAAGCCCAGGGCGTCCATGAGTATGGCGCCCACTGGGCCGGGCAGGGGGTGGGATTGATCCGCGAGTGTGACGCCGCCAGTCTGGTGCGCCAGCTGGCGGCAGAGTGCGGCTGGAACTAA